In Brevundimonas sp. SGAir0440, one DNA window encodes the following:
- a CDS encoding M1 family metallopeptidase, whose protein sequence is MRIKILLLAATSALTLSACATVAQPAPAPRESTAFTLATDQPLTPEQQAMQFDKADLSIKVLPDDKAIDAVAVLDFTAKAPLTALVVELDTLLTISSVQIDGVEVAVDRWSNPEGRLTVQLPETLATGRSVALRVAYAGQPRVAPRAPWDGGFVWSTAPSGEPWIATAVQGEGCDIFWPCIDSPHGEPGRVDLHITVPSALSAPSNGRFLGKVDHGDGWTTWNWSAKSPNTYAIALNVGPYEEVSGEYASRFGNTIPMRYWHLKSDTPEQVQGLFAQFPRMLDFFEATVGPFPFGDEKMGVVETPHLGMEHQTISAYGNGYKIDGRGYDWLLQHEFAHEWFGNQLTNQNADDMWLHEGLGSYMQPLYARWLLGDRYMQRELANQREGLINTYPVVSGTPKTEDEVYKGDVGPGLDIYNKGSLISHSLRMLIGDAAFHQAVTRLVYGRPDPRPGNFAPLYRSTGDFLAIINDVTGRDYGWFFRGYLYNAALPMLTQTRDGDGLKLEWTTGDGGVFPMPLEVEIDGRVETVPMTDGRGQIAVPASAHVLIDPQNKVLRQMDVIDELQAYKAAQKAK, encoded by the coding sequence ATGCGCATCAAGATCTTGCTTTTGGCCGCGACCAGCGCCCTGACTTTGTCGGCCTGCGCCACCGTGGCCCAGCCGGCCCCGGCGCCGCGCGAATCGACCGCCTTCACCCTGGCCACCGATCAGCCGCTGACGCCGGAACAGCAGGCGATGCAGTTCGACAAGGCCGATTTGTCGATCAAGGTCCTGCCCGACGACAAGGCCATCGACGCGGTCGCCGTGCTGGACTTCACCGCCAAGGCGCCCCTGACCGCTCTGGTCGTCGAACTGGACACTCTGCTGACCATTTCCTCGGTCCAGATCGACGGGGTCGAGGTCGCCGTCGATCGCTGGTCCAACCCCGAAGGCCGGTTGACGGTGCAACTGCCCGAGACCCTGGCCACGGGCCGGTCGGTGGCCCTGCGCGTCGCCTACGCCGGCCAGCCGCGCGTGGCGCCCCGCGCGCCGTGGGACGGCGGCTTCGTCTGGTCCACCGCACCGTCGGGCGAGCCATGGATCGCCACCGCCGTTCAAGGCGAGGGCTGCGACATCTTCTGGCCCTGCATTGACAGCCCGCACGGTGAACCGGGCCGGGTCGACCTGCACATCACCGTGCCATCCGCCCTGTCGGCGCCGTCCAATGGCCGCTTCCTGGGCAAGGTCGATCACGGCGACGGCTGGACGACCTGGAACTGGTCGGCGAAATCGCCCAACACCTATGCCATCGCGCTGAACGTCGGACCCTATGAAGAGGTGTCGGGCGAATACGCCAGCCGGTTCGGCAACACGATTCCGATGCGCTACTGGCATCTGAAATCGGACACGCCCGAACAGGTCCAGGGCCTGTTCGCCCAGTTCCCTAGGATGCTGGACTTCTTCGAAGCCACCGTCGGCCCCTTCCCCTTCGGCGACGAAAAGATGGGCGTGGTCGAGACCCCGCACCTGGGCATGGAGCATCAGACGATCAGCGCCTACGGCAACGGCTACAAGATCGACGGGCGGGGTTACGACTGGCTGTTGCAGCACGAGTTCGCGCACGAATGGTTCGGCAATCAGCTGACGAACCAGAACGCCGACGACATGTGGCTGCATGAAGGGCTGGGGTCGTACATGCAGCCGCTCTATGCCCGCTGGCTGCTGGGTGACCGCTATATGCAGCGCGAACTGGCCAATCAGCGCGAGGGGTTGATCAACACATATCCCGTCGTCTCAGGCACGCCCAAGACCGAGGACGAGGTCTACAAAGGCGACGTCGGGCCGGGGCTCGACATCTATAACAAGGGCTCGCTGATCAGCCATTCGCTGCGGATGCTGATCGGCGACGCCGCCTTCCATCAGGCGGTCACCCGCTTGGTCTACGGACGACCCGACCCCAGACCAGGCAACTTCGCGCCGCTTTATCGTTCGACTGGAGACTTCCTCGCGATCATCAATGACGTTACGGGCCGGGACTACGGCTGGTTCTTCCGTGGCTATCTCTACAACGCCGCCCTGCCGATGCTGACCCAGACCCGCGACGGCGATGGGCTGAAGCTGGAGTGGACGACGGGCGACGGCGGCGTCTTCCCCATGCCGCTGGAGGTCGAGATCGACGGGCGCGTTGAGACCGTGCCCATGACCGACGGTCGGGGCCAGATCGCGGTTCCGGCCAGCGCCCATGTCCTGATCGATCCGCAGAACAAGGTGCTTCGCCAGATGGACGTGATCGACGAACTTCAAGCCTACAAGGCGGCGCAGAAGGCGAAGTAG
- a CDS encoding biliverdin-producing heme oxygenase yields the protein MIASPALLALREATASAHETLEVQARIEPRLSDPATRGATVAAFYRFHAGLEPLSHPLTAALNAELDADFEPRSRANGIAQDLTILGQRIPSPARPAAPASAGEALGWVYVAEGSMLGGRIIRRRLAAEGRDLDGLGFLDPYGEETGARWRAFMDLLDRACAGGLVTIDQVVKGGIDGFAFAHRTLQPQPQEAAA from the coding sequence ATGATCGCTTCCCCTGCCCTTCTCGCTCTTCGGGAAGCCACCGCCTCAGCCCACGAAACCCTGGAAGTCCAGGCCCGGATCGAGCCGCGTCTGTCGGACCCCGCCACGCGTGGGGCGACCGTGGCGGCCTTTTACCGCTTCCATGCCGGACTGGAGCCGCTCAGCCATCCGCTTACAGCGGCGCTGAACGCTGAACTGGACGCCGATTTCGAACCGCGATCACGCGCGAACGGGATCGCCCAGGACCTGACGATACTGGGCCAGCGCATTCCTTCGCCCGCGCGTCCGGCTGCGCCCGCCTCGGCCGGCGAAGCCCTGGGCTGGGTCTATGTGGCCGAAGGATCGATGCTGGGCGGTCGGATCATTCGACGTCGGCTGGCCGCCGAGGGTCGCGATCTGGACGGCCTCGGCTTTCTGGACCCCTATGGCGAAGAGACCGGCGCACGCTGGCGCGCCTTCATGGATTTGCTGGACCGGGCCTGCGCTGGCGGCCTTGTCACGATCGATCAGGTGGTGAAGGGCGGCATCGACGGTTTCGCCTTCGCCCACCGCACCTTGCAACCCCAGCCGCAGGAGGCCGCGGCATGA
- the rpmB gene encoding 50S ribosomal protein L28, which produces MSRRCELTGIGPMVGHNVSHSNIKTKRRFLPSLKTVKVTSEALGQTFSLRISNAALRTLDYKGGLDVFIVKARDEQLSIAAQRIKRQIRAKLAEQAAA; this is translated from the coding sequence ATGTCGCGTCGTTGCGAACTCACCGGTATCGGCCCCATGGTCGGCCACAACGTGAGCCACTCGAACATCAAGACCAAGCGCCGCTTCCTGCCGTCGCTGAAGACGGTCAAGGTCACGTCGGAAGCCCTGGGCCAGACGTTCAGCCTGCGCATCTCGAACGCCGCGCTGCGCACCCTGGACTACAAGGGCGGCCTGGACGTCTTCATCGTCAAGGCCCGCGACGAGCAGCTGTCGATCGCCGCTCAGCGCATCAAGCGCCAGATTCGCGCCAAGCTGGCCGAACAAGCCGCCGCCTGA
- a CDS encoding transglutaminase family protein — MKLRVRAELVYRFDPPTDAIYKIQVAHWPGQDILEETLTFDPPVDFHEDEDIDFGARTLRCHVEGEVKLTYEAVVENGVLKGLPPNVSQHDWGELPAEVLPYLQPSRYCPSDQFGRFVTREFGDTAGGARVLAILNWITENVDYEHGVSDTETTAARTFIDRAGVCRDFTHLGMTLCRASGIPARAVSAFAHQLSPPDFHAIFEVWLDNGWWLVDPTGLAPVEGLVRIACGRDAADIAFLTTQERCQMVRQSVTVAEA, encoded by the coding sequence ATGAAACTGCGCGTCCGCGCCGAACTCGTCTATCGTTTCGATCCGCCGACGGACGCCATCTACAAGATCCAGGTCGCCCACTGGCCGGGTCAGGACATCCTGGAAGAGACCCTCACCTTCGACCCGCCGGTCGATTTTCACGAGGACGAGGACATCGATTTCGGCGCCCGCACCCTGCGGTGCCATGTCGAGGGCGAGGTCAAGCTGACCTATGAGGCGGTGGTCGAGAACGGCGTGCTGAAGGGCCTGCCGCCCAACGTATCCCAGCATGACTGGGGCGAGTTGCCCGCCGAGGTCCTGCCCTATCTCCAGCCCAGCCGCTATTGTCCGTCGGACCAGTTCGGCCGCTTCGTGACGCGCGAGTTCGGCGACACGGCGGGCGGCGCGCGCGTGCTGGCGATCCTGAACTGGATCACCGAGAACGTCGATTACGAGCACGGGGTGTCGGACACCGAAACCACGGCGGCGCGCACCTTCATTGACCGCGCAGGCGTGTGCCGTGACTTCACCCATCTGGGCATGACGCTATGCCGGGCGTCGGGCATTCCTGCGCGCGCGGTCAGCGCCTTCGCCCACCAACTCAGCCCGCCCGACTTCCACGCCATCTTCGAGGTCTGGCTGGACAACGGCTGGTGGCTGGTCGATCCGACGGGCCTGGCGCCGGTCGAGGGGCTGGTGCGGATCGCCTGCGGGCGCGATGCCGCGGACATCGCCTTCCTGACGACGCAGGAGCGCTGTCAGATGGTGCGCCAGTCGGTGACGGTGGCCGAGGCCTGA
- a CDS encoding DUF3617 family protein: MSRPSLIDRLPKRALAVLAPVMAGGFMLASPAIAPAQTAAQTEVLPGYWEYTTSAVGQRDTEQKCVRPSEINRFFGGLSTNKWRCTYPTRAVGNGNARFEGTCQDRKGRRIAVRLNGTYTETSFSFRGGAQIVRGTPYIPASITARRISAQCPANAEYF; encoded by the coding sequence ATGTCCCGTCCGTCCTTGATCGATCGCCTGCCCAAGCGCGCGCTCGCCGTCCTGGCCCCGGTGATGGCCGGCGGCTTCATGCTGGCCTCGCCCGCCATCGCCCCGGCCCAGACCGCCGCCCAGACCGAAGTTCTGCCCGGCTATTGGGAATACACCACCAGCGCGGTGGGCCAGCGCGACACTGAGCAGAAGTGCGTGCGGCCCAGCGAGATCAACCGATTCTTCGGCGGCCTGTCGACCAACAAATGGCGCTGCACCTATCCGACTCGCGCGGTCGGCAACGGCAACGCCCGCTTCGAAGGGACCTGTCAGGATCGCAAGGGCCGTCGCATCGCCGTTCGCCTGAATGGGACCTACACGGAAACCAGCTTCAGCTTCCGCGGCGGCGCCCAGATCGTGCGCGGCACGCCCTATATCCCCGCCAGCATCACGGCGCGCCGCATCAGCGCCCAGTGCCCGGCCAACGCCGAATACTTCTGA